A window of Oncorhynchus tshawytscha isolate Ot180627B linkage group LG10, Otsh_v2.0, whole genome shotgun sequence contains these coding sequences:
- the LOC112259990 gene encoding zinc finger protein 501 produces MSSPSYSLPVKKEVCWTKKEGMWLNIVVKEESEEENVTVKNEIEGEDVTLKEEEKDVSVKEEEDAFRVKEDGAVFGVKEEGEITVTLNEEDETGDLINTRVKPDSHSDYGMRPSVEPGPKTSKPARPHHCSQCGKSFTKLRNLKEHERTHTAEKPFQCLQCTKSFCWLGKLKVHERIHTGEKPYHCSQCGTSFTQLGTLKTHEKIHSGVRPYNCSQCGTSFTRSRDLKEHERIHTGEKPYHCSQCGKTFTWLGSLKTHERTHTGEKPYHCSHCGKSFPLLGNLNNHERTHTGEKPYHCSHCGKGFGQLGHLKVHERTHTGEMPYQCSHCEKGFGQLGHLKVHERTHTGEKPYQCSHCGKGFTQVGSLKTHERTHTGEKPYQCSHCRKGFTQLGSLKSHQRIHTREKKTPGRGAEAAANLNP; encoded by the exons ATGAGCTCACCCAGCTACTCTCTCCCTGTTAAGAAAGAGGTCTGCTGGACGAAGAAAGAGGGTATGTGGCTAAATATTGTCGTGAAAGAAGAAAGTGAAGAGGAGAACGTCACAGTAAAAAACGAAATAGAAGGTGAGGATGTTAcattgaaagaagaagagaaagacgtttcagtgaaagaagaggaagacgcattcagagtgaaagaggatgGTGCCGTTTTTGGAgtgaaggaggaaggggagattactgtcacattgAATGAGGAagatgagacaggagatctgattaacacca GAGTGAAACCAGACTCTCACTCTGACTACGGGATGCGTCCTTCAGTGGAACCAGGCCCAAAGACGTCCAAACCAGCAAGACCACACcattgctcccagtgtggaaagagttttactaaGTTACGAAACCTAAAAgagcatgagaggacacacacagcagaaaagcctttccaatgttTGCAGTGTACAAAGAGTTTCTGCTGGTTAGGGAAGCTAAAAgtacatgagagaatacacacaggagaaaagccttaccactgctctcagtgtggaacAAGTTTTACCCAATTAGGGACCCTAAAAACACATGAGAAAATACACTCTGGAGTGAGGCCTTACaactgctctcagtgtggaacTAGTTTTACCCGGTCAAGGGACCTGAAAGAGCATgaaagaatacacacaggagagaagccttaccactgctcacAATGTGGAAAAACTTTTACCTGGTTAGGTAGCTTGAAAacgcatgagaggacacacacaggtgagaagccttaccactgttcCCACTGTGGAAAGAGCTTTCCCCTATTAGGGAATCTGAACAACCATGAGAGAACGCACacgggagagaagccttaccactgctcccattGTGGAAAGGGTTTTGGACAATTGGGGCATCTAAAAGTGCAtgaaagaacacacacaggagagatgcCTTACCAGTGCTCCCATTGTGAAAAGGGTTTTGGACAATTGGGGCATCTAAAAGTGCAtgaaagaacacacacaggggagaagccttaccaatgCTCCCattgtggaaagggttttacccAAGTAGGGAGCCTGAAAACACAtgaaagaacacacacaggagagaagccttaccaatgCTCGCATTGCAGAAAGGGTTTTACCCAGTTAGGGAGCCTGAAATCACATCAGAGGATACATACACGGGAGAAGAAGACCCCAGGAAGGGGTGCCGAGGCAGCAGCTAATTTGAATccataa